CCGGTGACCGGATCGAGGGCGATGAGCTCGTCGACGTAGGCGTCGGCGACCTGACGGGGCAGCGGGATCTGGGTCTCAGACATGCGGTCCATCCTCATACGCGGACCGCGCGGGAGTCACCCCGATTCCGCTGTCGGCGTGGCAGGCGGAAGGAGCGGCCCGCAGTCCCACTGCTGGAAGATCAGCCGTGTCTCCACCCGGGCCACCTCACGGTGTGCCGTGAACTCGTCGAGCACCAGCCGCTGGAGGTCCGTCATGTCCGCGACGGCCACATGCACCAGGTAGTCGTCAGGACCGGTCAGATGGAACACGGTCCGTGACTCCGGCAGCGCCCGGATCCGCTCCACGAACGGCCCCACCAGCTCCCGCCGATGC
Above is a window of Streptomyces griseorubiginosus DNA encoding:
- a CDS encoding Lrp/AsnC family transcriptional regulator, which codes for MAESVVLDPVDLHLLRLLQNDARTTYRDLAAQVGVAPSTCLDRVTRLRRSGVILGHQLRLDPAKLGRGLEALLSVQVRPHRRELVGPFVERIRALPESRTVFHLTGPDDYLVHVAVADMTDLQRLVLDEFTAHREVARVETRLIFQQWDCGPLLPPATPTAESG